In one window of Leptospira sp. WS92.C1 DNA:
- a CDS encoding MarR family winged helix-turn-helix transcriptional regulator: MTPRLIIYMISRIRDEFHRHLNSELKEKGLGALSTTHADILFALVKKKRAQMQEIAKMINRDKSTLTALVDKLENLGFVERIRDPGDQRIVHLGLTSKAFTIRPILLGISRSLVNNLYKGFTEEEKKELVRLLEKLYNNQNPDSNSSDFV; this comes from the coding sequence ATGACCCCGAGACTGATCATTTATATGATCTCGAGAATTCGAGACGAGTTTCACAGACATCTCAATTCCGAACTCAAAGAAAAAGGCCTGGGCGCCCTCTCCACAACGCACGCCGACATCCTGTTCGCTTTGGTAAAAAAGAAACGTGCGCAGATGCAGGAAATCGCCAAGATGATCAATCGGGATAAATCCACATTAACCGCTCTTGTCGACAAACTGGAAAATCTCGGATTTGTCGAAAGAATCCGGGATCCGGGAGATCAAAGAATCGTTCATCTCGGACTGACTTCAAAGGCGTTTACCATTCGTCCTATTCTTCTTGGAATTTCAAGATCCTTGGTCAACAATCTCTACAAAGGTTTTACCGAAGAGGAAAAAAAAGAACTGGTCCGATTGTTGGAAAAACTCTACAATAACCAGAATCCGGATTCAAACTCTTCGGACTTTGTTTGA
- a CDS encoding MaoC family dehydratase: MAKVVLSSFAELAAYTGKEIGVSDYHTITQEQVNKFADATLDHQWIHTDPVRAAKESPFGGTIAHGYLTLSMAPYLLSQILELKNIKMGINYGMEKLRFLEPVKVGSKLRIKAELIELKDLRGTARMTLKMTFETEGSAKAAAVGEVIYLYQFA, encoded by the coding sequence ATGGCAAAGGTAGTATTATCCAGTTTTGCGGAGCTTGCGGCCTATACCGGAAAGGAGATCGGAGTTTCGGATTATCATACGATTACCCAGGAACAGGTCAACAAGTTCGCGGACGCGACCTTGGATCATCAGTGGATTCATACGGATCCGGTAAGAGCGGCGAAAGAATCTCCTTTTGGGGGAACGATCGCGCACGGATATCTTACACTTTCCATGGCGCCCTATCTACTATCCCAAATATTAGAATTAAAGAATATTAAAATGGGAATCAACTATGGGATGGAAAAACTCCGATTTTTAGAACCCGTAAAAGTGGGAAGCAAATTGAGAATCAAAGCGGAACTGATCGAACTAAAGGACTTGAGAGGGACCGCGAGAATGACCTTAAAAATGACGTTTGAAACCGAAGGATCTGCAAAAGCGGCTGCCGTCGGTGAGGTTATCTATCTCTATCAATTTGCCTAA
- a CDS encoding TIGR04388 family protein, which translates to MNGGLSYGPGSGLSANLNLNYASGLSLGMDYNFSNHSYGVNASADAWHGKGSAANPSKHHAGLSLSARSDGSASVDAYYNYGNEKIPPQLRGHGGTLSFSNDGSISTSVQVTGATAGTLTYANGGFQPISLNANFQNEFNQGLAAENAQNNFDQMKIQEAKTIAVVGMHTENPLFSKAEIDTYLPKDEMGNIDVKKAQPEVLLAKWDAYKAVMSNSKDIGTWQSVISQAGEKAGVKIQFNGDSPTTTFGKFVAGIKADVLQSFGIANDGTKMVDSKGVLELTSCFRGDVPVKRFKKENLQESRNTNSVTGESDDELVAIEKIRIGDVVASWNENTNTFENKRVIETFEGVSYIV; encoded by the coding sequence TTGAACGGTGGTCTTAGCTATGGCCCTGGAAGTGGCCTCAGTGCGAATTTGAACTTGAACTATGCGAGTGGTCTGAGTTTGGGAATGGACTACAATTTTAGCAATCATTCGTATGGAGTGAATGCGAGTGCGGACGCGTGGCACGGGAAGGGAAGCGCAGCCAATCCTTCGAAACACCACGCAGGACTCAGCTTGAGTGCGAGAAGTGACGGAAGCGCGAGTGTGGATGCGTATTACAACTATGGAAACGAGAAGATTCCTCCTCAACTTCGGGGACATGGGGGCACGTTGTCTTTTAGCAACGACGGTAGTATTTCTACGAGCGTGCAAGTGACCGGAGCGACAGCGGGAACCCTCACGTATGCGAACGGAGGTTTCCAACCGATTTCTTTGAATGCAAACTTTCAAAACGAGTTTAACCAGGGTTTAGCAGCGGAGAACGCTCAGAACAACTTTGATCAAATGAAGATCCAGGAAGCAAAGACGATTGCGGTTGTTGGTATGCACACAGAGAATCCGTTGTTTAGCAAAGCGGAAATCGATACATATCTTCCGAAAGACGAGATGGGAAATATCGATGTGAAGAAAGCACAGCCTGAAGTATTGCTTGCGAAGTGGGACGCCTACAAAGCAGTGATGTCCAATTCTAAGGACATTGGAACTTGGCAGAGTGTTATCTCTCAAGCTGGAGAGAAGGCTGGGGTGAAGATTCAGTTTAACGGAGACAGCCCGACGACTACGTTTGGGAAGTTTGTAGCTGGGATCAAGGCGGATGTGTTGCAATCGTTTGGAATTGCCAACGACGGGACGAAGATGGTGGACTCCAAGGGAGTGCTTGAGTTGACGTCTTGTTTTCGTGGTGACGTTCCTGTGAAGAGATTCAAAAAAGAGAATCTTCAAGAATCAAGAAATACGAATTCGGTTACCGGAGAATCTGACGACGAACTGGTTGCGATCGAGAAGATTCGTATCGGAGACGTAGTTGCGTCTTGGAACGAGAATACCAATACATTTGAGAACAAGAGAGTGATCGAGACGTTTGAGGGTGTCAGCTACATTGTGTAA
- a CDS encoding TIGR04388 family protein translates to MNSFELKDKEKRITCERDRSVNPAMHHRIVTRSLYFGKTNGASLIVAESAVCAANSPGMAVQGSLNGPNGAAAALVNGVLTTMTLGMKSPVSGFVTYTKHKNANIITGQREVKGGWGGGVNVSIVGDQGGKQVAGILQAWEPLV, encoded by the coding sequence ATGAATTCTTTTGAACTGAAAGACAAAGAAAAGAGAATAACTTGCGAGAGGGATCGTAGCGTAAATCCGGCGATGCACCATCGTATTGTGACGCGTAGTTTGTATTTCGGAAAAACGAATGGTGCTTCGCTGATTGTAGCGGAGAGCGCGGTTTGCGCAGCAAACTCGCCCGGAATGGCGGTGCAAGGTAGTTTGAACGGTCCGAACGGAGCTGCAGCTGCGCTTGTGAACGGGGTTCTTACCACGATGACACTTGGAATGAAGAGTCCAGTTTCGGGTTTTGTAACGTATACCAAACACAAAAATGCAAATATCATCACGGGCCAAAGAGAAGTGAAAGGCGGTTGGGGTGGAGGCGTGAACGTTTCCATTGTTGGCGATCAAGGCGGGAAACAAGTAGCTGGAATCTTGCAGGCTTGGGAGCCTCTGGTTTGA
- a CDS encoding ankyrin repeat domain-containing protein has product MKIQKTVTIVFLTFLGLPAILIAGPNEDLLKAAWDDDLAKVKTALSQGADPNAKDVFGESALHKTTSKSKTEIAELLIQKGANVNATDGKGRTPLMKTFFQSMVKFLLEKGADINLKDEKDWTAVLHQTSYGTTNLEVIESLVAKGAAIQVQGKDGVTPLMLACKNDNTQLIDFYIQKGLDVNAKDGTGKTVLMYAAEGPSKPDLIQMLLKKGANKATKNTAGKTAFDLASERSATFEPYIQYKKEVAKLLK; this is encoded by the coding sequence ATGAAGATACAAAAAACAGTAACCATAGTATTTCTAACGTTTTTAGGATTACCTGCAATCCTTATCGCTGGTCCCAATGAAGACCTTTTGAAGGCGGCCTGGGATGATGATTTGGCCAAAGTAAAAACAGCACTCTCTCAAGGAGCAGACCCAAATGCCAAAGACGTCTTTGGAGAATCCGCATTACACAAAACCACTTCAAAGTCAAAAACAGAAATTGCAGAACTACTCATTCAAAAAGGAGCAAACGTAAACGCGACTGACGGCAAAGGAAGAACTCCTCTGATGAAAACGTTTTTTCAATCGATGGTCAAATTCCTTCTCGAAAAAGGCGCCGATATAAATCTTAAAGACGAAAAAGATTGGACCGCTGTCCTGCATCAAACGAGTTATGGTACTACTAATTTAGAGGTGATCGAATCACTCGTCGCAAAAGGAGCCGCAATTCAAGTTCAAGGAAAAGATGGGGTCACTCCACTGATGCTCGCTTGCAAGAACGATAACACTCAGCTAATCGATTTTTACATTCAGAAAGGTCTCGACGTCAATGCAAAGGATGGAACTGGCAAAACCGTCCTAATGTATGCGGCGGAAGGGCCATCCAAACCCGATTTGATTCAAATGCTATTAAAAAAAGGTGCAAACAAAGCGACAAAAAATACGGCAGGTAAAACGGCCTTTGATTTGGCCTCAGAGAGATCCGCAACGTTTGAACCTTACATTCAATACAAAAAAGAAGTTGCAAAGTTGTTAAAATAA
- a CDS encoding DUF3995 domain-containing protein, giving the protein MTVLAQIASGFSGLILLTLSLLHFYWVFGGSLGKTKTIPADPQGKLAFVPGKAVTALVGILLFTAALCPLCMRVENVLSIPKNVFQYGCYFLSLIFFLRAVGDFKFVGFFKKIKTTIFAQYDTRFYSPLCVFLSFLLFLSACS; this is encoded by the coding sequence ATGACTGTTTTGGCGCAAATCGCCTCCGGATTTTCAGGGTTGATCCTATTGACCCTTTCGCTTTTACACTTTTACTGGGTCTTTGGGGGAAGCCTTGGAAAAACCAAGACGATTCCGGCCGATCCCCAAGGAAAGCTCGCGTTCGTCCCGGGAAAAGCCGTTACCGCTTTAGTAGGAATCCTTCTTTTTACTGCCGCGCTTTGTCCGCTCTGTATGAGAGTAGAAAACGTCCTCTCGATCCCGAAAAACGTTTTTCAATACGGATGTTATTTCCTATCTCTGATTTTCTTTTTAAGAGCAGTCGGAGATTTCAAATTCGTGGGCTTTTTTAAAAAAATAAAGACCACAATATTCGCCCAATACGACACTCGCTTTTATTCCCCCCTTTGTGTTTTTCTTTCGTTTCTTTTATTTCTCTCCGCTTGCTCATAA